The Deltaproteobacteria bacterium nucleotide sequence GCACGACACCGGGCACTACCTCGCGCGAATCTGTGCTCGGGCGTTCCGCCAGATCGATGTAAAGCGAGTCCGTCTCCGGGTAGTAGTCGAACTTCATGCCGCTCACGCCTCGACGTCACGAATGGGAAACGCGTTGAGGACCGTCTCGCCGTCTTCCAACGTGACTTCGCGCAAACACTTACCAACCTCTCCGATGAATGCCCAATAGCGGACGCGGCCGTTCGCCTGCGCCTCACGCCGTACCGGTTGCCGCAGGACACGTTCGCACCAGCCCCGCTGCAGGTACGGCCGCTTCCGCAGCACCTGTTCTTCGAAGTACCGGGTCGTCTTCATTCACCGATCGCCAAGAGCGCCGCCGCTCGCCATCCGCCGGTCCCCGTCGCCGTCAGGAAGAACTGCTCAAAGGTCATGCGTCGTGCGTCCTGTTGGTGAATCGTGAGTTGCGCTCGGAATCTTTGCACATGGCCGTTCGCCTATCGCCTCTGGCGCTGATGCTTCCCGTTCTTCGTCCGCTTCGAAGCGTTGAGCACGGTCACGCCGACCAACTCCTTGCCGCGGTAGCGCAGGAGGATGCCATCTCGGTCCACGGTGTCGGTAGCTCGTTGCGGGCGTTTGAGGCTGATATACAGCACGTCGGCTTCGCGATCGTAGTCGACCCATGCTCTCCCTTGCGGAAGCCGGATGAGGTGCGGGATCGCCGCAGCGATCTGCTCTACCGCTCTGGCTGCTGCTGATTTCGCCATACCACTTCCCTCCGCGCCAGCCGACGGGTGAAATACGAGGTTACAACAAATCCGGTGGGCCGAGAAACCTCCTTGTAGACTACCGCCAAATGGCGCCGCGGTGCCAGTCGCTTGGAGGCGACAAGCGCACCCGCATCTCCCTGCTGAATCAGGTCTGGGTCTTCTATCGTCTCCAACACGTCGTCGTAGTGCCCGGCCAAGTCATCGTGGTTCTCGACGATGTGAAACCAGCGCTCCTCCGTGAGCCGGATCGGCACGCCACTTCGCGCAGTCACGCGATCCATCCGCAGCCCCCCGCCTTCCCCGCCCCCGTCGGCACGTTGATCGCCAGCGACTTCGGGCCGTCGGCGCACACCTCGCCCGCCAGCCGCCGCTGCCAGTCGAACGGCCCCTTGTCCGTTGCCGTCCGGAAGAACTCGCCGAAGCTGTCCGCTGTCGCCGCCATCTCCCCCCTTCACCAAACGTGACGCGGCACTCTACACAATCCTGCGCTCCGCAAGCAAGGAATTCTTGCAGGTACCCCAGGATTGCGTCATAGTCGTTGTTGGCGCACGCCGCTGGAGTTGGCCGGCCCGACGGCTCCGGGTCGCCGC carries:
- a CDS encoding DUF2283 domain-containing protein, translated to MAKSAAARAVEQIAAAIPHLIRLPQGRAWVDYDREADVLYISLKRPQRATDTVDRDGILLRYRGKELVGVTVLNASKRTKNGKHQRQRR